A region from the Musa acuminata AAA Group cultivar baxijiao chromosome BXJ1-10, Cavendish_Baxijiao_AAA, whole genome shotgun sequence genome encodes:
- the LOC135595639 gene encoding NDR1/HIN1-like protein 6, translated as MAEEKPTSKPALQRPPGYRDPAAAAPGVPRPPPRRQPLPPSFRRPGKPLPRHRRPRRSCCCRICCWASAVALVAAALFAVATALAYLWFQPHLPSFRLAYLNATQLRVAARPDGTFLDVATHVGILATNPNGRLVLEYGDGEARIAVADDDGDVAVGTAAIAGFEQGRRNRTLVRFASAVKGVAVDEVAGARIRAGFRSKEVRFLVDVRTRLGVRVGGKITGKVPIRVGCDPVSLKQGVSGGTLPKCRFYFLRWINLR; from the exons ATGGCGGAAGAGAAGCCGACCTCGAAGCCGGCGTTGCAGAGACCCCCGGGATACCGCGACCCAGCGGCGGCGGCGCCGGGCGTACCGAGGCCGCCACCACGGCGGCAGCCGCTGCCACCGTCTTTCCGCCGCCCCGGAAAGCCGCTGCCTCGCCACCGCCGCCCCCGGCGCTCCTGCTGCTGCCGCATTTGCTGCTGGGCCTCCGCGGTGGCCCTCGTCGCGGCCGCCCTCTTCGCGGTCGCCACAGCGCTCGCCTACCTCTGGTTCCAGCCGCACCTCCCCTCCTTCCGCCTCGCGTACCTCAATGCCACCCAGCTCCGCGTTGCCGCAAGGCCCGACGGCACCTTCCTCGACGTGGCCACCCACGTCGGGATCCTCGCCACGAACCCCAATGGAAGGCTCGTCCTCGAGTACGGGGATGGGGAGGCGCGGATCGCGGTGGCGGACGACGACGGCGACGTTGCGGTGGGAACGGCGGCGATCGCTGGgtttgagcaggggaggaggaacCGGACGCTGGTGCGGTTCGCGTCGGCGGTGAAGGGGGTGGCGGTGGACGAGGTGGCCGGGGCGAGGATCCGGGCGGGGTTTCGGAGCAAGGAGGTACGATTCTTGGTGGATGTGAGGACGAGGTTGGGAGTCAGAGTAGGCGGTAAGATCACGGGGAAGGTGCCGATCCGGGTGGGATGCGACCCGGTGAGCTTAAAGCAAGGGGTGAGCGGTGGTACACTGCCGAAATGCCGGTTCTACTTTCTTAGATG GATTAATCTACGTTGA
- the LOC135583459 gene encoding uncharacterized protein LOC135583459, producing MEGEAASRPPRPFMGVKARRGASFRRDVKGDYLDVPSDPFLSAILSKQGDETLLFADKVLKCTGTGKMKRCILMITGSAIYLVDPDADVLKRRIMLASIDKICLSKLSDNFFAVIVPSEYDCLMASTRKTEIVTVLVEASKSRSEYEIGVVFSNRFEYRAAADMVKEVRFAEVDGGIKTRIVKKYR from the exons ATGGAAGGGGAAGCTGCTTCTCGACCTCCGAGGCCGTTCATGGGGGTGAAGGCCCGCCGCGGAGCCTCCTTCCGCCGGGACGTCAAGGGTGATTACCTCGACGTCCCCTCCGACCCCTTCCTCTCCGCCATCTTGTCCAAGCAag GAGATGAGACACTTCTATTTGCTGACAAGGTCTTGAAGTGTACAGGCACTGGAAAGATGAAGCGGTGTATATTAATGATTACGGGTTCTGCTATCTATCTTGTTGATCCAGATGCTGATGTATTGAAACGACGAATTATGCTTGCATCTATCGATAAGATATGTTTGAGCAAGCTGAGTGATAACTTCTTTGCGGTCATTGTTCCAAGTGAATATGATTGTCTTATGGCCAGCACCAGGAAAACAGAAATTGTTACTGTCCTCGTTGAAGCTTCCAAAAGTAGATCAGAATATGAGATTGGAGTGGTTTTCTCCAATAG GTTCGAGTATCGTGCTGCTGCTGACATGGTGAAGGAAGTTCGGTTTGCGGAAGTAGACG GGGGCATTAAAACAAGGATCGTGAAGAAATATCGTTGA